A single region of the Amia ocellicauda isolate fAmiCal2 chromosome 8, fAmiCal2.hap1, whole genome shotgun sequence genome encodes:
- the LOC136754989 gene encoding protein-lysine 6-oxidase: protein MKKGGFSHVIYLCIHLCYLGCILEVVQCQQQQQDTRPGHLPPAGVFRHKIQWENNGQVFSLLSHGAEYQPPRRREQKSNPDPPKPIIINIRDNNQTAEAHHSTPSAASAAAQRRPAAGARPGLPHWLRAGGTRHGRPTGASSQERRDTPNLDARQPNPQTTAEKENRTGDNPLPLSNFRAEDTMAGDDPYNPYKSTDDNPYYNYYDTYERPRGRGRQRPGYGTGYFQNGLPDLVPDPYYIQASTYVQRMPMYNLRCAAEENCLASSAYRSEVRDYDTRMLLRFPQRVKNQGTSDFLPSRPRYSWEWHSCHQHYHSMDEFSHYDLLEANSQRRVAEGHKASFCLEDTSCDYGYYRRYACTSHTQGLSPGCYDTYNADIDCQWIDITDVKPGNYILKVSVNPSYQVPESDYSNNIVRCDIRYTGQYVYASGCRLSAY, encoded by the exons atgaagaaaggGGGATTTAGCCACGTCATTTATTTATGCATCCACTTATGCTACTTGGGCTGCATTTTGGAAGTAGTTCAatgccagcagcagcagcaggacacAAGACCAGGGCATCTCCCACCTGCAGGTGTTTTTAGGCACAAAATCCAATGGGAAAATAACGGGCAGGTTTTCAGTTTGCTAAGTCATGGAGCCGAATACCAGCCCCCAAGAAGAAGGGAACAAAAGTCTAACCCAGATCCACCGAAACCCATCATCATCAACATTAGAGACAACAACCAAACAGCGGAGGCGCATCATTCAACACCATCTGCTGCTTCAGCCGCAGCTCAGAGACGGCCAGCTGCGGGGGCACGGCCAGGACTGCCACACTGGCTCCGGGCAGGGGGCACCAGGCATGGGAGACCAACCGGAGCATCCTCGCAGGAAAGAAGAGACACCCCCAATCTTGATGCCAGGCAACCCAATCCACAGACCActgcagaaaaagaaaatcgtACCGGGGATAATCCTCTGCCATTGAGCAATTTCAGAGCCGAGGACACGATGGCAGGGGACGATCCCTATAATCCCTATAAATCCACGGATGATAATCCTTATTATAATTACTACGATACCTACGAGAGACCGAGAGGAAGAGGTAGACAGAGGCCGGGGTACGGAACAGGCTATTTTCAAAATG GTCTTCCAGATTTGGTGCCAGATCCTTATTATATACAGGCTTCCACGTACGTGCAGAGAATGCCTATGTACAACCTGAGATGTGCAGCAGAGGAAAACTGCTTGGCAAG TTCAGCCTACCGGTCTGAGGTCCGAGATTACGACACGCGCATGCTACTGAGGTTTCCGCAGCGCGTGAAGAACCAGGGCACGTCGGACTTCCTGCCCAGCAGACCGCGCTACTCGTGGGAATGGCACAGCTGTCACCA ACATTATCACAGCATGGATGAGTTCAGCCACTATGACTTATTGGAGGCCAATTCTCAAAGAAGAGTTGCTGAAGGTCACAAAGCTAGCTTTTGCCTGGAGGACACATCATGTGACTATGGCTACTATAGACGCTATGCTTGTACATCCCACACTCAG GGTCTGAGTCCAGGATGTTATGATACCTATAATGCTGATATTGATTGTCAGTGGATTGACATTACTGATGTGAAGCCTGGAAACTACATTCTTAAG GTCAGTGTGAATCCAAGCTACCAGGTCCCGGAGTCTGACTATTCAAACAACATTGTACGATGCGACATCCGCTACACAGGCCAATACGTGTACGCATCGGGCTGCAGGCTCTCAGC GTACTAA
- the LOC136754991 gene encoding zinc finger protein 474-like: MTFPHKQSHELNEYNLQLGQIAHGANVVIQKRPVRPTTTVLSKKTSQSTMSQNGFNRPVIPPKRPGFRVCYLCGREFGSKSIDIHEPKCLEKWHIENEKLPKNQRRPTPQKPEALSVGGSYDINAVNEAAWQSSQAQLLPCETCGRRFLPDRLPVHQRSCKPKPNSREASHSQTFQAVKSSRSGQSQNVDVSQGSVSKSISSATPKAPSKPRTLVCYICGREFGTKSLPIHEPQCLEKWKIENDALPKELRRPAPQKPAVIKAGGATRAEHNEAAYESFKGQLLPCANCGRTFAPEPLAVHQRSCKSAGPSVKTVSLKKGVTSQSNVDAVKKQDSGTSSKPAGKSAVVRRPVTVVCYICGREFGSKSISIHEPQCLKKWHMGNSQLPKQLQRPEPRKPEIRVLGSTGSYDLQALNEAAWQSAQAQLVPCDFCGRTFLPDRLTVHQRSCKPPK; this comes from the exons ATGACTTTTCCACATAAACAGTCACATGAATTAAATGAATATAATTTACAATTAGGACAGATTGCACATGGAGCAAATGTAGTCATTCAAAAGCGACCTGTAAGACCTACTACTACAGTATTATCGAAAAAAACAAGTCAATCCACTATGTCGCAAAACGGTTTTAACCGGCCAGTGATACCCCCAAAGAGACCAGGATTTAGAGTCTGCTATTTGTGTGGGAGGGAATTTGGCTCTAAATCAATTGACATCCATGAGCCAAAATGCTTAGAAAAATGGcacattgaaaatgaaaaattgcCAAAGAATCAAAGGCGACCAACACCTCAGAAACCTGAAGCTCTGTCTGTTGGTGGTTCATATGATATTAATGCTGTGAATGAAGCAGCGTGGCAAAGTTCACAAGCTCAGCTTCTCCCCTGTGAAACCTGTGGGCGCAGATTTCTGCCAGATCGTCTCCCTGTTCATCAAAGAAGCTGTAAACCGAAACCGAATAGCAGGGAGGCTTCACACTCCCAAACTTTCCAGGCTGTTAAAAGTTCAAGGTCTGGACAGTCTCAGAATGTTGATGTCTCCCAGGGAAGCGTCTCCAAAAGCATTTCGAGCGCCACACCGAAAGCCCCCTCGAAACCTCGCACTTTGGTTTGCTACATCTGTGGGAGAGAATTCGGGACCAAATCCCTCCCCATCCACGAGCCCCAATGTCTTGAGAAGTGGAAGATTGAGAATGATGCACTTCCTAAGGAGCTTCGCCGGCCGGCCCCTCAAAAGCCAGCAGTGATTAAAGCAGGAGGGGCCACGAGGGCAGAACACAATGAGGCTGCTTATGAAAGCTTCAAGGGCCAGCTCCTGCCCTGCGCTAACTGCGGCCGCACCTTCGCACCTGAGCCGCTCGCTGTCCACCAGAGGAGCTGTAAATCTGCTGGGCCCAGTGTGAAGACAGTCTCCCTCAAGAAAGGTGTCACCAGTCAGAGTAATGTGGATGCCGTCAAGAAACAAGATAGTGGGACCTCCTCTAAACCAGCTGGCAAG TCAGCAGTAGTGAGGCGGCCTGTGACAGTTGTTTGCTACATTTGTGGCAGAGAATTTGGATCCAAATCAATCAGTATCCACGAGCCACAGTGTCTGAAAAAGTGGCACATGGGAAATAGCCAGTTGCCAAAACAGCTTCAGAGACCAGAGCCCAGGAAGCCGGAAATAAGGGTGCTAGGAT CTACAGGCTCCTATGATCTTCAGGCACTGAATGAGGCGGCCTGGCAAAGCGCCCAAGCCCAGCTGGTACCCTGTGATTTCTGCGGGCGGACTTTCCTGCCAGACAGGCTGACGGTCCACCAGCGATCCTGCAAACCTCCCAAGTAA